In Sphingobacterium thalpophilum, a genomic segment contains:
- the kdpB gene encoding potassium-transporting ATPase subunit KdpB, which produces MSDQQTLFQKELVQQALKQSFVKLNPKIMFRNPVMFTVEIGTLIMAVVCLWIMTGEKSQGTLGYNFTVFLILFLTLLFGNFAEAIAEARGKAQADSLRKTREETPATLRDGRVVSSAQLKKDDVFVCQAGDVIPLDGEIIEGLATIDESAITGESAPVIREAGGDKSSVTGGTKVLSDRILVQVTTEPGESFLDKMIALVEGASRKKTPNEIALTILLAGFTLVFIIVTVTLKPFADYANVGITIASFISLFVCLIPTTIGGLLSAIGIAGMDRALRANVITKSGKAVETAGDIDVLLLDKTGTITIGNRKATNFYPADGVLKEALVRAATLSSMADETPEGKSIVELAGVDPSSYKIENPVFIKFTAETRSSGIDFAQTRIRKGATDAIRNIIVKAGNLFPQEIDERVKLISQNGGTPLVVAENEQVLGVIELQDVIKPGIHERFERLRKMGIKTVMVTGDNPLTAKYIAEKAGVDDFIAEAKPEDKMNYIKKEQLDGRLVAMMGDGTNDAPALAQADVGVAMNSGTQAAKEAGNMVDLDNDPTKLIEVVEIGKQLLMTRGTLTTFSIANDVAKYFAIIPALFIAAIPALQGLNIMQLSSPQSAILSAVIFNAIIIPLLIPLALKGVAYKPIGASALLRRNLLVFGLGGVLVPFIGIKVIDLLVSLFI; this is translated from the coding sequence ATGAGCGATCAACAAACATTGTTTCAGAAAGAACTTGTACAACAAGCTTTAAAGCAATCTTTCGTGAAGCTAAATCCTAAAATAATGTTCCGTAATCCAGTGATGTTTACCGTGGAAATCGGGACGCTGATTATGGCCGTCGTTTGTCTTTGGATAATGACTGGGGAAAAATCACAAGGTACACTTGGTTATAATTTTACGGTATTTCTTATTCTATTTTTAACCTTATTGTTTGGAAATTTTGCTGAGGCAATTGCCGAAGCCCGCGGTAAGGCGCAAGCAGATAGTCTTCGGAAAACTAGGGAGGAAACTCCAGCAACCCTGCGTGATGGTCGGGTAGTTTCGTCCGCTCAACTGAAAAAAGATGATGTTTTTGTTTGCCAGGCGGGAGATGTAATTCCATTGGATGGGGAGATTATTGAGGGATTGGCAACCATAGATGAGAGTGCAATTACCGGAGAATCAGCACCGGTGATCCGCGAGGCTGGAGGTGATAAAAGTTCAGTTACCGGTGGTACCAAGGTTTTGTCCGATCGAATTCTCGTGCAGGTAACGACAGAACCGGGGGAGAGCTTTTTGGATAAGATGATCGCATTGGTTGAAGGGGCAAGCCGCAAAAAAACACCTAATGAGATTGCATTAACAATCCTTCTGGCAGGTTTTACACTTGTATTTATTATCGTAACGGTGACCTTAAAACCATTTGCGGATTATGCCAATGTTGGTATCACCATTGCTTCGTTTATTTCACTTTTTGTCTGTTTGATTCCAACAACAATAGGAGGTCTTTTATCGGCAATTGGTATCGCGGGAATGGATCGTGCACTTCGTGCAAATGTCATAACAAAAAGTGGCAAGGCAGTTGAAACGGCAGGAGATATTGATGTCTTGTTGCTTGATAAAACTGGAACTATTACGATCGGAAATCGTAAGGCGACAAATTTTTACCCCGCAGATGGCGTCCTGAAGGAAGCTCTGGTACGTGCAGCCACATTGAGCTCCATGGCGGATGAAACACCGGAAGGGAAATCAATTGTTGAATTGGCTGGTGTCGACCCATCGAGCTATAAGATCGAAAACCCTGTATTCATTAAGTTTACCGCTGAGACCCGTAGCTCAGGAATAGACTTTGCACAGACACGTATTCGTAAAGGTGCAACAGATGCTATTCGGAATATCATTGTAAAGGCTGGAAATCTGTTCCCTCAGGAAATAGATGAACGCGTAAAGCTTATCTCTCAAAATGGGGGAACCCCATTGGTCGTTGCAGAGAATGAACAGGTTCTCGGTGTCATAGAATTGCAGGATGTGATAAAACCCGGAATTCATGAACGCTTTGAAAGGTTGCGAAAAATGGGTATCAAGACTGTTATGGTGACGGGAGACAATCCGTTGACGGCCAAATATATTGCGGAAAAAGCTGGAGTGGATGATTTCATAGCCGAAGCGAAACCTGAAGACAAGATGAACTATATCAAAAAAGAACAGCTTGATGGACGATTGGTCGCCATGATGGGGGATGGTACAAACGATGCTCCGGCACTTGCACAAGCCGATGTTGGTGTAGCGATGAACAGCGGTACACAAGCTGCAAAAGAGGCCGGAAATATGGTCGATCTCGACAATGATCCAACCAAATTGATAGAGGTTGTGGAGATAGGCAAACAATTGTTGATGACCAGAGGTACGCTAACGACGTTTAGTATTGCAAACGATGTCGCCAAATATTTTGCTATCATTCCGGCCTTGTTTATTGCAGCAATACCCGCACTTCAAGGTTTAAACATTATGCAGCTCAGTAGTCCACAAAGTGCCATACTATCAGCTGTCATCTTTAACGCAATTATTATCCCATTACTGATTCCTTTGGCATTGAAAGGAGTCGCATACAAACCTATAGGTGCAAGCGCACTGTTACGGAGAAATCTGCTTGTTTTTGGACTTGGTGGAGTACTCGTTCCATTTATTGGTATCAAGGTCATAGACCTACTGGTTTCCCTATTTATCTAA
- a CDS encoding K(+)-transporting ATPase subunit C: MKTHIYPAIKITIVLMLLLSVVYPALVWAIAQIAPNHGKGEMLEYNGQKYYRNIGQAFTRDDYFSSRPSAVGYNAAGSGGSNKGPSNGEYLSEVRARIDTFLVHNPTVKREQVPVDIVTASGSGLDPDISIEAAKIQIDRVAKARGISVNSLQSLVDAHVQTPLWNMFGPRKINVLELNIALDKMVEK, from the coding sequence ATGAAAACTCATATATATCCGGCAATAAAGATTACAATTGTTTTAATGCTCCTGCTCTCAGTGGTATATCCAGCCCTCGTATGGGCAATAGCTCAAATAGCACCCAATCATGGAAAAGGGGAAATGCTTGAGTACAATGGGCAAAAGTATTACAGAAATATTGGACAGGCCTTTACGCGGGATGATTACTTCTCGTCGCGTCCTTCAGCTGTTGGTTATAATGCTGCTGGATCGGGTGGAAGTAACAAAGGACCCTCTAATGGGGAATATCTTTCGGAAGTTAGGGCCCGTATCGATACTTTCTTAGTTCACAATCCTACTGTAAAACGCGAACAGGTACCGGTAGACATTGTTACAGCCAGTGGTAGTGGTTTGGATCCAGATATCTCCATCGAGGCCGCAAAAATACAAATTGATCGTGTTGCGAAAGCGAGAGGTATATCGGTAAATAGCCTACAGTCTCTTGTTGATGCCCACGTTCAGACGCCTTTATGGAATATGTTTGGACCTCGCAAAATCAATGTCCTTGAACTAAATATTGCTTTGGACAAGATGGTTGAAAAATAA
- a CDS encoding porin has product MKKLAMLACLLAGATQLFAQQDTTQNTRLSISGYLEAYYLRDFNNPLGNTRPGFVYSHNRTNEVNINLALLKAAYETTNTRANLALGVGTYMNANYGAEPGVLKNIYEANAGIRISKKHNLWIDAGIFSSHLGFESAIGKDNWTVTRSIFADNSPYFETGAKISYTSASGKLFLSGLILNGWQRIQRVDGSSLPAFGHQLVYKPTDKWTINSGSFIGSDKADSVRQMRYFHNLYAIYQMNEKLGITFGFDIGAEQKAKGSSKYNVWYTPVLIARYATTEKFSLTARGEYYNDKHGVIVSTTTEQGFQTFGYSLNADYAILPNVLWRTELRNLTNKDAIFLDRTNKLVKNSVTAVTALTVSF; this is encoded by the coding sequence ATGAAAAAACTAGCGATGTTGGCCTGTTTACTCGCAGGGGCAACACAATTATTTGCACAGCAAGATACGACTCAAAATACCCGATTGTCTATCAGTGGTTACCTTGAAGCATATTACCTTCGGGACTTTAACAATCCACTTGGAAATACACGTCCAGGCTTTGTATATAGTCACAATAGGACGAATGAAGTAAACATAAACTTGGCACTTTTAAAAGCTGCATACGAAACAACAAATACCCGTGCAAATCTTGCTTTAGGTGTTGGTACATATATGAATGCCAACTACGGTGCGGAACCCGGAGTCTTAAAAAATATTTACGAAGCGAACGCCGGTATACGTATCTCGAAAAAACATAATTTATGGATCGATGCTGGCATATTTTCTTCCCATTTGGGCTTTGAAAGTGCTATAGGAAAGGATAATTGGACTGTAACAAGGAGTATTTTTGCGGATAATTCACCTTATTTTGAAACAGGAGCAAAAATATCCTATACATCCGCATCGGGAAAACTATTTTTAAGTGGGCTGATTTTAAACGGATGGCAGCGGATTCAACGTGTAGATGGTAGCAGTTTACCAGCATTTGGGCATCAATTGGTCTATAAACCGACAGATAAATGGACCATCAATAGTGGTTCTTTTATAGGCAGTGATAAAGCGGATAGCGTCAGACAGATGCGCTATTTTCATAACCTATATGCAATTTATCAAATGAACGAAAAGCTGGGAATCACATTCGGATTTGATATTGGAGCTGAACAAAAAGCAAAAGGTAGTTCGAAGTACAATGTATGGTACACCCCAGTGTTAATTGCACGATACGCGACGACCGAAAAATTTAGCTTAACAGCAAGAGGAGAATATTACAACGATAAGCATGGTGTGATCGTTTCTACGACTACAGAGCAAGGTTTTCAAACGTTTGGCTATTCTTTAAATGCAGATTATGCCATTCTTCCCAATGTTCTTTGGCGTACGGAACTACGTAATCTCACGAATAAAGATGCTATTTTCCTTGATCGGACAAATAAGTTGGTGAAAAATAGTGTAACGGCTGTAACAGCACTTACCGTTAGTTTTTAA
- a CDS encoding histidine kinase, whose translation MEERKSAEHFLDLIRKSRRGRFKLYIGMSAGVGKTYRMLQDAHTLLQGGIDVRIGYIETHNRKETHQLLDGLPLIARRHLFYKGKQLEELDLYAVLNSHPEVVIIDELAHTNIEGSKNTKRWQDVMEILEAGINVISAVNIQHIESLNEEVKAITGVEVQERVPDSVIDSADEVVNIDLTAEELIIRLKEGKIYDASKIQAALQNFFKSEHILQLREMALKEVASQVQRKVEIEVQPQRWVRKERFLACISSNEIKAKNVIRKTARLAGYYNSSWFLLYVQLPKERGDRIALNKQRHLINNFKLATELGGEIIKVESHSVAKEIIALCELRKITTVCIGKPRLSLLRMLLAKDTFSKLLAQLSTEDIDLIILS comes from the coding sequence ATGGAAGAGAGGAAAAGCGCTGAACACTTTTTGGACCTTATTCGGAAATCGAGAAGAGGTCGCTTCAAACTTTATATCGGTATGAGTGCAGGCGTAGGAAAAACATACCGTATGTTACAGGATGCACATACCCTTTTACAGGGAGGAATCGATGTGCGTATTGGCTATATTGAGACACATAATCGGAAGGAAACACATCAATTGCTCGACGGTCTACCCCTTATCGCCCGACGCCATCTTTTTTACAAAGGCAAACAGTTGGAGGAACTGGACCTTTATGCTGTCTTGAATTCACATCCCGAGGTTGTTATTATCGATGAGTTGGCACATACAAATATTGAAGGCAGTAAAAATACCAAAAGGTGGCAGGATGTTATGGAGATTCTTGAAGCGGGGATTAATGTGATCAGCGCTGTTAATATCCAGCATATTGAGAGTTTAAACGAAGAGGTCAAAGCGATTACAGGTGTTGAAGTACAAGAACGTGTTCCCGATAGTGTTATTGATTCCGCAGATGAAGTCGTTAATATTGACCTTACTGCAGAAGAGCTTATCATTCGCCTAAAAGAGGGCAAGATCTATGACGCGTCAAAAATTCAGGCAGCGCTTCAAAACTTCTTTAAAAGCGAACATATCTTACAATTGCGTGAAATGGCTTTGAAGGAAGTTGCCTCCCAGGTTCAACGCAAAGTAGAGATTGAAGTTCAACCCCAACGATGGGTGCGAAAGGAGCGTTTCCTGGCTTGTATAAGTTCTAATGAAATAAAAGCAAAAAACGTCATCCGAAAAACAGCACGTTTAGCAGGATATTATAATAGCAGTTGGTTTTTGCTCTATGTACAGTTGCCAAAAGAGCGCGGAGATCGGATAGCCTTAAACAAACAACGACACCTGATCAATAACTTTAAACTGGCGACAGAACTTGGTGGAGAAATTATCAAAGTAGAAAGTCACAGTGTGGCAAAAGAGATCATCGCTTTGTGCGAGCTCCGCAAGATCACCACAGTTTGCATTGGAAAACCACGATTATCTCTTTTAAGGATGTTACTTGCTAAGGATACATTTAGCAAACTGCTGGCACAACTGTCGACCGAAGACATCGACCTGATTATATTGTCTTAA
- a CDS encoding ATP-binding protein, with translation MKIKTKLTFGVGSLFLMIFLLAALSGWYVNRLKKDTANILTANYNTLLYAKNMLLALEEIPVEKAAFNNFQINLDKQRKNVTEVGEQQTTNAIAKHFLKLRDKPLDVTIVSSIRKDIALLMEQNMTAISRKSIIADRTAEHAILVISFAGALCFIIAFILLVNLPSNIADPIAKLTASIRQIAGQNYKERIQVQSGGEFAELVASFNSMAEKLEEYAESKLEKILKEKRRIESLVDHMHDPVIGFDEERRVIFVNEEALRITNLHKDQLLGRSALAVSDENDLAKDIFKDLFLPVEKREKNAVKIYADDRESYFEKDVIDINVLPTGELEPKFIGQVVILKNITPFKELDLAKTNFIGTVSHEFKTPIAAIQMGVQLLENEQIGHLNTEQLTLLNGIKDDSNRLLQITGELLNMTQVESGSIQINLHTTEIQPIIEYAIMANQFAANQKNIHFVIEVGPNVKAIFADNEKTAWVLTNFLSNAIRYSHEDSLIRIAVENSELKTKFIVTDSGQGIEPKYLDKIFARYFRVPGSKKGGTGLGLSISKEFIEAQGGEIGVESDYGAGSSFYFSLRTAISDN, from the coding sequence ATGAAAATAAAAACGAAACTTACCTTTGGTGTAGGATCACTTTTTCTCATGATCTTTCTACTTGCCGCACTAAGTGGTTGGTATGTAAACCGGTTAAAAAAGGATACCGCAAATATACTGACAGCGAACTACAATACGCTGCTGTACGCCAAGAATATGTTATTGGCATTGGAGGAAATTCCTGTTGAAAAAGCTGCTTTTAATAATTTCCAGATTAATCTTGACAAACAACGGAAAAATGTTACCGAAGTCGGAGAGCAGCAAACAACAAACGCAATTGCCAAACATTTTTTAAAACTGCGAGATAAGCCCTTAGATGTTACTATTGTCTCGTCTATCAGAAAGGATATTGCCTTGTTAATGGAACAAAATATGACGGCAATTTCTCGGAAGAGTATTATTGCGGATCGCACCGCCGAACATGCAATTTTGGTCATTTCATTTGCCGGGGCGCTCTGTTTTATCATTGCTTTTATATTGCTGGTCAATTTGCCGTCCAATATAGCTGACCCCATTGCAAAATTGACAGCGAGTATTCGACAGATTGCAGGACAGAACTACAAAGAGCGTATTCAGGTGCAGAGCGGAGGTGAGTTTGCCGAACTCGTCGCTTCATTTAATTCCATGGCAGAGAAACTTGAAGAATACGCTGAAAGTAAACTTGAAAAAATTTTAAAGGAAAAAAGACGAATTGAGTCTCTTGTTGATCATATGCATGATCCGGTGATAGGCTTCGACGAAGAGCGACGTGTCATTTTTGTCAACGAGGAAGCACTTCGCATCACAAATCTACATAAAGATCAACTTCTCGGAAGATCTGCTTTAGCGGTTTCAGATGAAAATGATCTTGCTAAGGATATTTTTAAAGATCTTTTTCTTCCTGTAGAAAAACGTGAAAAAAATGCTGTTAAAATTTATGCAGATGATAGAGAAAGCTATTTTGAAAAAGATGTTATCGATATCAATGTTTTGCCTACGGGTGAACTTGAGCCAAAGTTTATCGGGCAGGTGGTTATCCTAAAGAATATTACGCCATTTAAGGAACTTGATCTTGCAAAAACAAACTTCATCGGTACTGTTTCGCACGAGTTCAAAACACCTATTGCGGCGATTCAGATGGGGGTTCAATTGTTGGAAAACGAGCAAATAGGTCATCTGAATACCGAGCAGCTCACGTTGTTAAATGGAATAAAAGATGATTCTAACCGCTTGCTTCAAATAACCGGTGAACTGTTAAATATGACGCAGGTTGAAAGTGGTTCTATTCAAATTAACTTACATACGACAGAAATACAGCCTATTATTGAATATGCTATCATGGCAAATCAATTTGCTGCGAATCAAAAAAATATCCACTTTGTTATCGAGGTAGGACCTAATGTGAAAGCTATATTTGCTGACAATGAGAAAACGGCCTGGGTTCTTACAAATTTTCTTTCCAATGCAATACGTTACTCCCATGAGGATTCGCTTATTCGTATCGCAGTGGAAAACAGCGAACTTAAAACAAAATTTATCGTTACCGACAGTGGGCAAGGGATCGAGCCGAAATATCTGGATAAAATATTTGCGCGTTACTTCCGTGTGCCAGGGTCAAAAAAGGGTGGAACAGGACTTGGTTTAAGTATTAGTAAGGAGTTTATAGAAGCGCAAGGTGGCGAAATTGGTGTTGAAAGTGATTATGGCGCAGGAAGTTCTTTCTATTTTTCATTGCGTACTGCGATTTCCGATAATTAA
- a CDS encoding aldo/keto reductase has product MKYRNLGTTNEKLSAIGLGCMGMSFAYGPTDEKESIATLERALDLGINFWDTADMYGNGANEELISKVLVPNRDKVFIATKFGFRFKDEIAGPSGTANTYFDGSPEWIKLAVEKSLKRLGIDTIDLYYAHRVDPNIPIEETVGAMAELVKEGKVRYLGLSEASPASIIKANTVHPIAALQSEYSLLTRDVEQEILHTVRKLGISLIPYAPLARGLFSNSLNLEDLASDDFRRTLPRNQGEHALNNAHLVANFSLVAKDKNCSPIQLALAWVLAQGNDIIPIPGTKKRKYLEENVGALDVQLSNDDLKKIDEILLKYPNIGARYSEGAMALVNH; this is encoded by the coding sequence ATGAAATATAGAAATCTTGGAACAACAAATGAAAAACTCTCTGCGATTGGATTAGGTTGTATGGGAATGAGCTTTGCTTACGGACCTACGGACGAAAAAGAGAGCATTGCAACATTGGAAAGAGCATTGGACCTCGGCATTAATTTTTGGGATACCGCGGATATGTACGGCAACGGTGCCAATGAGGAACTTATTTCAAAAGTGCTTGTTCCCAACCGTGACAAAGTTTTTATTGCAACAAAATTTGGATTTCGCTTTAAAGATGAAATAGCAGGTCCAAGTGGTACGGCAAACACCTATTTCGATGGCTCGCCCGAATGGATAAAATTAGCGGTAGAAAAAAGTTTAAAACGCCTTGGAATCGATACCATAGATCTTTATTATGCGCACCGCGTAGACCCCAATATTCCTATCGAAGAGACCGTAGGCGCTATGGCAGAATTGGTTAAAGAAGGAAAAGTGAGGTATTTGGGTTTAAGCGAAGCATCTCCCGCATCAATCATTAAAGCAAATACCGTACACCCTATAGCTGCTTTACAGAGCGAATATTCGCTCCTTACACGTGATGTAGAACAAGAAATCTTACATACCGTAAGGAAATTGGGGATAAGTTTAATTCCTTATGCGCCTCTAGCGCGTGGATTATTTTCCAATTCTTTAAATTTAGAAGATCTTGCTTCGGACGACTTTAGAAGAACCTTACCTCGAAATCAAGGTGAACATGCATTGAACAATGCACATTTAGTCGCCAACTTCTCCCTAGTGGCAAAAGATAAAAACTGTAGTCCAATACAACTCGCTTTAGCCTGGGTACTGGCACAGGGAAATGACATCATTCCTATTCCAGGAACTAAAAAAAGAAAATACCTGGAGGAAAATGTTGGTGCCCTTGATGTACAATTATCGAATGATGATTTAAAAAAAATAGATGAAATACTTCTTAAATACCCCAATATCGGAGCACGATACAGTGAAGGTGCTATGGCTTTAGTCAACCATTAA
- a CDS encoding AraC family transcriptional regulator, whose product MKSAESVTDFYKRQPGLTHLDLPLNNTGIGHFNVFSRESCTVVSPYNRRDFYKTSLIIGRGKLYYADKWIQIDRPAMLFANPVVPYAWEPESSEQSGWYCVFTEEFIQHSERIESLKDSPLFKIGSNPIYFPDETQLAEISTIFQKMMVEMNSSYIHKDDMLRSYLHLLIHETMKSSPAASFGSYTNASTRVSGLFLELLERQFPINTFQLSLQLKSPADYAHALSVHINHLNRSVKEATGKTTSTHIANRVVQEAKALLLHTNWNVSDIAYSLGFEYPSYFTNFFKKQTGMSPNQVRSNTV is encoded by the coding sequence ATGAAATCAGCCGAAAGTGTGACAGATTTTTACAAAAGGCAACCAGGTTTAACTCATCTGGATTTGCCGCTAAATAATACGGGAATTGGGCATTTCAATGTTTTCAGCAGGGAATCCTGTACTGTCGTCTCTCCGTACAATCGCCGCGATTTTTATAAAACCTCCCTTATCATAGGGCGTGGAAAACTATATTACGCAGATAAGTGGATACAAATCGATAGACCTGCCATGTTATTTGCGAATCCGGTTGTTCCATATGCTTGGGAACCCGAATCCTCAGAACAATCCGGATGGTATTGTGTATTTACAGAAGAATTTATACAGCATAGTGAACGGATAGAAAGTCTAAAAGACTCTCCCCTGTTCAAGATAGGTAGCAATCCGATTTATTTTCCGGATGAAACACAATTAGCAGAAATTTCTACAATCTTCCAAAAGATGATGGTTGAAATGAACTCGAGCTATATCCATAAAGATGATATGTTGCGAAGTTATCTACATCTTCTAATTCATGAAACGATGAAATCGAGTCCCGCAGCGAGTTTTGGATCATATACCAATGCATCGACCAGGGTATCGGGACTATTTCTTGAGCTGTTAGAAAGACAATTTCCAATCAATACCTTTCAACTTAGCCTGCAATTGAAAAGCCCAGCAGATTATGCGCATGCGCTTTCGGTTCATATCAATCACCTCAATAGGTCGGTAAAAGAAGCCACAGGCAAAACCACCAGTACACATATTGCAAACCGTGTGGTCCAAGAAGCCAAAGCTTTGTTGCTGCATACCAATTGGAATGTATCGGATATTGCCTACAGCCTAGGATTTGAATATCCATCCTATTTTACCAATTTCTTCAAAAAGCAAACCGGGATGTCTCCAAACCAAGTCCGAAGCAATACTGTTTGA
- the arsC gene encoding arsenate reductase (glutaredoxin) (This arsenate reductase requires both glutathione and glutaredoxin to convert arsenate to arsenite, after which the efflux transporter formed by ArsA and ArsB can extrude the arsenite from the cell, providing resistance.), giving the protein MIKIYHNKNCSKSCNALELLQHQAVDIEVQEYLNDVPTRGQLIELLGQLALKPLELIRKGEPVFQEKFQNLHLTDEQWIDVMLEYPILIERPIVVKDGVAVIGRPIEKVLALIGAK; this is encoded by the coding sequence ATGATTAAAATTTATCATAATAAAAATTGTAGTAAGAGTTGTAATGCATTGGAGCTGCTACAGCATCAAGCTGTGGATATAGAAGTACAGGAGTACTTAAACGATGTTCCGACGAGAGGCCAATTGATTGAATTATTGGGTCAACTTGCTTTAAAACCTTTGGAACTTATCAGAAAAGGAGAACCGGTCTTTCAGGAAAAATTCCAAAATCTTCACTTGACAGATGAGCAATGGATCGATGTGATGCTGGAGTATCCGATCTTGATTGAGCGCCCTATCGTTGTAAAGGACGGTGTAGCAGTAATTGGTCGACCTATCGAAAAAGTTTTAGCACTCATTGGTGCTAAGTGA
- a CDS encoding alpha/beta fold hydrolase, which yields MKTWTIMLFFVSIGGIQTYAQETANIKGIRTSYWVKGLEKRKANEPIVIFESGIGMSGNNFSVLFPKLMSNIPYFSYDRNGLGNSDPDPSLKSDQDVVDKLHLILSALEIKPPYLLVGHSLGGAFVRLFTAKYPDEIAGLVLIDPTDFMLTETEDAIATETSNSQIGYQQLWVKMLSDMINDKNLGEGVKLEMKRELAVSEKHFFKEYADLPLLKNIPVTVFIAYNRPIERYEKEMNSKLGINDRFWFDAYDQLRIKHYANLIKQNNNCELILLPGYSHGIHQQDPDKVGVSINSLFKKITH from the coding sequence ATGAAAACCTGGACGATCATGCTATTCTTCGTTTCCATTGGGGGCATACAAACGTATGCGCAGGAAACGGCTAATATTAAAGGTATACGAACATCCTATTGGGTAAAGGGGTTGGAAAAAAGAAAAGCCAACGAGCCAATCGTCATTTTTGAAAGTGGCATCGGCATGAGCGGGAACAATTTTTCCGTCCTTTTTCCCAAATTAATGAGTAATATACCGTATTTCAGTTATGACAGAAATGGCTTAGGAAATTCGGATCCTGATCCATCCTTAAAATCTGACCAAGATGTCGTGGACAAATTACATTTAATCCTATCCGCTTTAGAAATTAAACCGCCCTATTTACTCGTCGGGCATTCGCTGGGCGGAGCTTTTGTTAGGCTGTTTACAGCTAAATATCCGGATGAAATTGCCGGCTTAGTCCTCATCGATCCTACCGATTTTATGTTAACAGAAACAGAAGACGCAATTGCTACTGAAACATCAAATAGCCAGATAGGTTACCAACAACTCTGGGTAAAAATGCTTTCAGATATGATAAACGACAAAAACCTTGGTGAGGGTGTAAAATTGGAAATGAAAAGAGAGCTGGCAGTCAGCGAAAAACATTTTTTTAAAGAATATGCCGATTTACCGCTTCTAAAAAATATCCCTGTTACCGTATTCATCGCCTACAATCGACCTATCGAGCGATATGAAAAAGAAATGAACAGTAAATTGGGAATAAATGATAGATTTTGGTTTGATGCCTATGACCAGCTTCGAATCAAACACTATGCAAATCTAATCAAACAAAATAACAATTGTGAACTGATTCTTTTACCAGGATACAGCCATGGGATACACCAACAAGACCCTGATAAAGTCGGTGTAAGCATAAATAGCCTCTTTAAAAAAATAACCCACTAA
- a CDS encoding DinB family protein, producing MKCKSLELLDQLEKQVQEHMSFVNSLEALSQETLRKRPHEGSWNILECIQHLNLYGSFYLPEITKKISESNLGHNVDFKSGFLGNYFANSILPNDKEKKIKTFRKMDPRNLMQSAEPIPVFLEQQNRLLHLLDKARSKDLTKIRIRLSFSNWIQLRLGDIFRFIIHHNTRHIVQIKNILSLTTTH from the coding sequence ATGAAATGTAAATCATTAGAACTACTTGATCAACTGGAAAAGCAAGTACAAGAACATATGTCATTTGTCAATTCCCTAGAAGCCCTTTCTCAGGAGACATTACGTAAAAGACCTCATGAAGGGTCCTGGAATATCCTCGAATGCATACAGCACCTGAATCTGTACGGAAGTTTCTATTTACCTGAAATCACAAAAAAAATATCCGAAAGCAATCTTGGCCACAATGTTGATTTCAAAAGCGGTTTTTTAGGAAACTATTTTGCTAATTCTATTTTACCAAATGATAAGGAAAAAAAGATCAAAACTTTTCGAAAAATGGATCCCAGAAATCTTATGCAGAGCGCCGAACCGATTCCAGTTTTTTTAGAACAGCAAAATAGACTACTTCATCTACTCGATAAGGCAAGGTCAAAAGATTTAACTAAAATTCGCATTAGGCTATCTTTCAGCAACTGGATACAGCTCCGTTTAGGAGATATATTTCGCTTTATTATTCATCACAATACCAGGCATATTGTACAAATAAAGAATATCTTATCGTTAACTACAACACATTAA